ATAAACTATCAGTAATAATCTGAGAATCATGTTTTAAGACAAACTTAGGCTTTAAGGCATAAATCGGTAGCCAATTCCCGTTTCTGTTAAAAAATGTGCGGGGCGAGCAGGGTCATTTTCCAATTTTTGGCGTAAATGCCCCATATAAATACGCAGATAATGATTGTGTTCGACGTAACTCGGTCCCCAGACTTGCAGCAACAAATGGCGTTGAGTGAGCACTTTCCCGCTATTGGCGACAAGTTCGCTGAGTAGGCGAAATTCAATCGGGGTGAGGTGAAGCTCTTCACTGCCTTTAGTCACGATGCGGTTGATAAAATCCACGGTGACATCGCCAAATTGAAAAGTAGGGCTTTCTTGACCCGCTTTACCAAAACGACGCAAAGCAACTCGGACACGGGCGAGCAACTCACTAATACCAAAAGGTTTCGTCAAATAATCATCGGCACCCGCATCCAGAGCGGCCACTTTCTGGGACTCTTCTTCACGAGCAGAAAGTACGATCAACGGAATACTGCTCCATTGGCGTAAATCACGAATCAAATCCAATCCATCACCATCGGGTAATCCGAGATCTAAAATGACCAAGTCGGGCTGACGAGTGCCTGCTTCAATGAGTCCTCGTTGGTAATTTTCAGCTTCAAAAATTTTCCAGCCTTCACCCTCCAACGCTAGTCGAACAAAGCGGCGGATCTCTTTTTCATCTTCAATGATCAGGATTTGATGGGAACTCACAGTCTGCTAGATGCTCCTAAATTTCGTTTTCGTTTTCGTTTTCGTTTTCAATTTCGGGTAATGGCTTTAATGGCAAAACAAAATGGAAGCTGGCACCACCTTTCTCATTGTTTTGTGCCCAAATTTCACCTTCATGGAGATGGATAATAGCACGACAGATAGCTAAACCTAAGCCAACTCCCGGAATTGCCGATTCTTTTTGTGCGCGGGAAAATTTATCGAAAATCGTTTTTTCTTGCCCGTCGGGAATTGCATTGCTGGCATCCCACACTTCGACATGGGCTTTTTGTGATTCTATAG
The Providencia alcalifaciens DNA segment above includes these coding regions:
- the kdpE gene encoding two-component system response regulator KdpE, producing MSSHQILIIEDEKEIRRFVRLALEGEGWKIFEAENYQRGLIEAGTRQPDLVILDLGLPDGDGLDLIRDLRQWSSIPLIVLSAREEESQKVAALDAGADDYLTKPFGISELLARVRVALRRFGKAGQESPTFQFGDVTVDFINRIVTKGSEELHLTPIEFRLLSELVANSGKVLTQRHLLLQVWGPSYVEHNHYLRIYMGHLRQKLENDPARPAHFLTETGIGYRFMP